From Cumulibacter manganitolerans, one genomic window encodes:
- a CDS encoding 2-oxo acid dehydrogenase subunit E2 has protein sequence AYLARTRPELIGSLTLLNTMIDCADDVERASATSPPQAPPPQAPPPAASPLIAADRVAQPAPRAAPLSGDDRRAALRRAMAGTMARSNREIPHYYLAADIELRSALAWLEQRNAARPVTERALPVVLLLKATALALRRTPDLNGSWEQDDFRPADAVHLGVAVALRGGGLVAPAIRDADTLSITELMVALRDLSGRARQGRLRSSEVAEATFTVTSLGDQGVDTVLPVIYPPQVAIVGFGRIRDRPWAVNGGLAVRPVVTAALAGDHRVSDGRRGAAFLKALDTLLQDPEGL, from the coding sequence CGCCTACCTGGCACGCACCCGTCCGGAGCTGATCGGCTCGCTCACGCTGCTCAACACGATGATCGACTGCGCGGACGACGTCGAGCGTGCGTCGGCGACCTCACCGCCGCAGGCGCCCCCGCCGCAGGCGCCCCCGCCGGCGGCGTCACCCCTGATTGCCGCCGATCGCGTGGCCCAGCCCGCCCCCCGCGCCGCCCCGCTGAGCGGCGACGATCGACGCGCCGCCCTGCGCCGCGCGATGGCCGGCACGATGGCCCGCTCCAACAGGGAGATCCCGCACTACTACCTCGCCGCGGACATCGAGCTGCGCTCCGCGCTGGCCTGGCTGGAGCAACGCAACGCGGCTCGGCCGGTTACCGAGCGGGCGCTGCCCGTCGTGCTGCTGCTGAAGGCGACGGCGCTGGCCCTTCGGAGGACGCCCGATCTCAACGGGTCCTGGGAGCAGGACGACTTCCGGCCGGCCGACGCCGTGCACCTCGGCGTGGCGGTCGCACTGCGCGGCGGCGGTCTGGTGGCTCCGGCCATCCGCGACGCGGACACGCTTTCCATCACCGAGCTCATGGTGGCGCTGCGCGATCTCAGCGGGCGGGCCCGCCAGGGCCGGCTGCGCTCCTCGGAGGTCGCCGAGGCCACGTTCACGGTCACCAGCCTCGGCGACCAGGGCGTGGACACCGTCCTGCCGGTGATCTACCCGCCACAGGTCGCGATCGTCGGCTTCGGCCGGATCAGGGACCGCCCCTGGGCGGTCAACGGCGGACTCGCGGTCCGGCCGGTCGTGACGGCGGCGCTGGCGGGGGACCATCGAGTCAGCGACGGCCGCCGTGGGGCGGCCTTCCTCAAGGCACTCGACACCCTGTTGCAGGATCCGGAGGGGCTGTGA
- a CDS encoding acyl carrier protein: MDEADLRAVVLRSLGEIAPEADLAGLDHRGDLREELELDSLDILNLAIRLYEATGIDVPERDYAKIVTVDGCVDYLGGRLEGRAG, encoded by the coding sequence ATGGACGAAGCGGACCTGCGAGCGGTCGTCCTGCGCTCGCTCGGCGAGATCGCACCCGAGGCCGACCTCGCCGGGCTGGATCACCGTGGCGACCTGCGCGAGGAGCTGGAGCTGGACTCGTTGGACATCCTCAACCTCGCCATCCGGCTCTACGAGGCGACGGGTATCGACGTCCCCGAGCGGGACTACGCCAAGATCGTGACCGTCGACGGCTGCGTCGACTATCTCGGCGGGAGGCTCGAAGGACGCGCCGGCTGA
- a CDS encoding FAD-dependent oxidoreductase, translating into MATAGTPQPALRSVDLLVVGAGPVGLALALQAQQYGANVAVVERRSRLARPSRAMLLWTRTAQALDRLGVAEELAALPGAPTGTTVHLGDRHLQVPLAALGRRGRRPPLVVRQADVEAVARSAAVTRGVPVLDRTELTDLVLDGAGAVATLSTPDVTWQTKCRFVVGCDGAESTVRRLAGISWRGHTYPQETVLADVEMDDLTPSVAHIGAGRAGIGFLFPAGEHGAVWRLVLTRASRGSTTPPGRDGPALPVPELREAMSGANLPGRISAAPWSTRVRLQHRHAGTYRSGPIFLAGDAAHVFSPAGAQGMNTGLQDATNLGWKLAAVLNGSIDPRALQASYEAERRPVARQVGLLTDLLLHFEAGEQLLPRWTRTALLPALAPAVPAVLKIRAASAPIGWVLSQEWVRYRGALTAHRRSLSRWGAGRFAPAAHVTIDGRRVALHEVTARPGVHVLHGRAFPVAQLSGLPGVRLHSIDGWPVEQVAVVRPDGYIGYFDRAGDPASLLAWLQVVTGYAADQHHGCTE; encoded by the coding sequence GTGGCGACCGCTGGCACCCCTCAGCCCGCGCTGAGATCAGTCGACCTCCTCGTCGTCGGTGCGGGCCCGGTCGGTCTGGCCCTCGCGCTGCAGGCACAGCAGTACGGCGCGAACGTCGCGGTCGTCGAACGACGCTCGCGCCTGGCACGCCCGTCGCGAGCGATGTTGCTGTGGACGCGTACCGCGCAGGCGCTCGACCGCCTCGGCGTCGCCGAGGAGCTGGCGGCTCTTCCCGGGGCGCCGACAGGGACGACCGTGCACCTCGGCGACCGGCACCTGCAGGTGCCGTTGGCGGCGTTGGGCCGCCGTGGCCGTCGTCCGCCGCTGGTGGTTCGGCAAGCGGATGTCGAGGCGGTCGCACGCAGCGCCGCCGTCACCCGCGGCGTCCCGGTCCTCGACCGCACGGAGCTGACGGACCTGGTTCTCGACGGTGCAGGCGCCGTCGCGACGCTGTCGACTCCGGACGTGACATGGCAGACGAAGTGCCGGTTCGTCGTGGGCTGCGATGGTGCGGAAAGCACGGTGCGCCGCCTAGCCGGCATCTCGTGGCGCGGCCACACCTATCCGCAGGAGACAGTGCTGGCCGACGTCGAGATGGACGACCTCACGCCGTCCGTCGCCCACATCGGTGCGGGACGCGCCGGCATCGGCTTTCTGTTCCCAGCGGGCGAGCACGGAGCCGTCTGGCGCCTGGTCCTCACGCGCGCGAGCCGCGGGAGCACGACGCCACCGGGCCGCGACGGACCTGCACTGCCGGTCCCGGAGCTGCGGGAGGCAATGAGCGGGGCAAACCTGCCCGGCCGGATCAGCGCCGCGCCGTGGTCGACCCGGGTGCGGCTCCAGCACCGGCACGCCGGCACGTATCGGAGTGGGCCGATCTTTCTCGCAGGAGACGCCGCCCACGTCTTCTCACCGGCCGGTGCGCAAGGGATGAACACCGGCCTGCAGGACGCAACGAATCTCGGTTGGAAGCTGGCAGCGGTGCTGAACGGGTCCATCGACCCGCGAGCGCTGCAAGCGTCGTACGAAGCGGAGCGGAGGCCGGTCGCTCGCCAGGTCGGACTGCTCACCGACCTGCTGCTTCACTTTGAAGCCGGCGAGCAGCTCCTTCCGCGGTGGACACGCACCGCCCTGCTACCCGCCCTGGCCCCGGCCGTACCCGCCGTCCTGAAGATCCGTGCGGCGAGCGCACCCATCGGCTGGGTACTGTCCCAGGAATGGGTCCGGTACCGCGGCGCGCTCACCGCCCACCGCCGCTCGCTGAGCCGTTGGGGCGCAGGGCGGTTCGCACCTGCCGCGCACGTGACGATCGACGGCCGTCGAGTCGCTCTGCACGAGGTCACGGCCCGGCCGGGGGTCCACGTCCTGCACGGGCGCGCCTTCCCCGTCGCCCAGCTCAGTGGCCTACCGGGTGTACGACTGCATTCCATCGACGGCTGGCCGGTGGAGCAGGTGGCGGTGGTGCGCCCGGACGGTTACATCGGCTACTTCGACCGGGCCGGTGATCCGGCGTCTCTGCTGGCTTGGCTGCAGGTGGTCACCGGCTACGCGGCTGATCAGCACCATGGGTGTACCGAGTAG
- the yajC gene encoding preprotein translocase subunit YajC, producing the protein MLLAATESSGLGSQLTMLLPLLLIAGMMFLMFRSRKKQMAQQSAMVTSLVPGVRVLLGSGFFGTIQRVEGDRADIEIAPGVVTTVLTRSILRVDNGDQQTAGDDLIGRERGDEPPASPIDER; encoded by the coding sequence GTGCTTCTCGCCGCCACCGAATCGTCCGGCCTCGGCTCCCAGCTCACGATGCTGCTTCCCCTGCTGCTCATCGCCGGAATGATGTTCCTCATGTTCCGCAGCCGCAAGAAGCAGATGGCTCAGCAGTCGGCGATGGTGACCTCGCTCGTGCCCGGCGTCCGGGTGCTGCTGGGCAGCGGGTTCTTCGGGACCATCCAGCGGGTCGAAGGGGACCGCGCCGACATCGAGATCGCGCCCGGCGTCGTCACGACCGTGCTCACCCGCTCGATCCTGCGCGTCGACAACGGCGACCAGCAGACGGCCGGCGACGACCTGATCGGTCGTGAGCGCGGCGACGAGCCGCCGGCCTCGCCGATCGACGAACGCTAG
- the secD gene encoding protein translocase subunit SecD, with product MARYFVALLAIFAALGAGVYFGGNDYTPKLGLDLRGGTTVTLRAVTESGGAPSDADLQVARQIIEDRVNGLGVASAEVATEGDRNIVISVPGTGGEQVKDLGATALLEMRPVVNVLAADGSSAATQPTEGAATGGATATPGATAPASAAPTDGATTGSAAPTSNGRPAPPLAEGTSSSAPAPSAPSSAPAAPASPGGGTQTVDQGADTQEAATALAPQLDCSKVNVNAKQPAAGQYMVACGDGGVKYVLGPVIFKGTEIKNATSGFDTQGGQGWVVTLDLQNQARARWADYTGANIGKATAIVLDQRVISAPTIQGRIDGTTTITGQFNQASAANLANSLKYGALPLTFTQSEARSVSATLGLEQLKAGMLAGAIGLGLVVIYCLLYYRLLGFITILSLAVSGALVYAVLVLLSRGIGLTLTLSGIAGFIVAIGITADSFVVYFERLKDEIRDGRSMRSAVPRAWDRARRTILSADAVSFLAALILYLMTVGEVKGFAFTLGLSTILDLVVVFLFTHPLMAWLSRFNMFASPVFSGLGQAAPLERRTRRSAPKAAGATAKERAAARRAERGSDGAAERATDDAEAAK from the coding sequence GTGGCGCGGTACTTCGTCGCCCTGCTGGCGATCTTCGCCGCGCTCGGCGCCGGCGTCTACTTCGGCGGCAACGACTACACCCCCAAGCTGGGTCTGGACCTGCGCGGCGGTACGACGGTCACGCTGCGGGCCGTCACCGAGTCCGGCGGCGCCCCCAGCGACGCCGACCTGCAGGTCGCGCGGCAGATCATCGAGGACCGGGTCAACGGCCTGGGCGTCGCCTCCGCCGAGGTGGCGACCGAGGGCGATCGCAACATCGTCATCTCGGTGCCCGGCACGGGCGGTGAGCAGGTCAAGGACCTCGGCGCCACCGCGCTGCTCGAGATGCGCCCCGTGGTCAACGTGCTCGCGGCCGACGGCAGCTCCGCCGCGACGCAGCCCACCGAGGGCGCGGCGACCGGCGGCGCGACGGCCACGCCCGGCGCGACGGCTCCGGCCAGTGCGGCCCCGACGGACGGTGCGACGACGGGGTCGGCTGCGCCCACCAGCAACGGCCGTCCGGCTCCGCCCCTCGCCGAGGGCACCTCGTCCAGCGCACCGGCGCCCAGCGCGCCGTCGTCCGCTCCTGCGGCACCTGCCTCCCCGGGCGGCGGCACCCAGACCGTCGACCAGGGCGCCGACACCCAGGAGGCGGCCACCGCGCTCGCGCCCCAGCTCGACTGCTCGAAGGTCAACGTGAACGCCAAGCAGCCCGCGGCCGGCCAGTACATGGTCGCCTGCGGCGACGGCGGCGTGAAGTACGTGCTCGGCCCGGTCATCTTCAAGGGCACCGAGATCAAGAACGCGACGTCCGGGTTCGACACCCAGGGCGGCCAGGGCTGGGTCGTGACCCTCGACCTGCAGAACCAGGCGCGGGCGCGGTGGGCCGACTACACCGGCGCGAACATCGGCAAGGCCACCGCGATCGTCCTCGATCAGCGGGTCATCTCCGCACCCACGATCCAGGGGCGCATCGACGGCACGACGACCATCACCGGCCAGTTCAACCAGGCGTCCGCCGCGAACCTGGCCAACTCGCTGAAGTACGGCGCGCTGCCGCTGACCTTCACGCAGTCCGAGGCGCGGTCGGTCTCGGCGACCCTCGGCCTCGAGCAGCTCAAGGCCGGCATGCTGGCCGGCGCCATCGGCCTCGGGCTCGTCGTCATCTACTGCCTGCTGTACTACCGGCTGCTCGGCTTCATCACGATCCTCAGCCTCGCCGTCTCCGGTGCCCTCGTGTACGCCGTCCTCGTGCTGCTGTCTCGCGGCATCGGCCTGACGCTCACGCTCTCCGGCATCGCCGGGTTCATCGTCGCGATCGGCATCACCGCCGACTCCTTCGTGGTGTACTTCGAGCGGCTCAAGGACGAGATACGGGACGGCAGATCCATGCGCTCGGCCGTGCCGCGCGCGTGGGACCGCGCCCGTCGCACCATCCTGTCGGCGGACGCCGTCAGCTTCCTCGCGGCCCTCATCCTGTACCTGATGACGGTCGGTGAGGTGAAGGGCTTCGCGTTCACCCTGGGCCTGTCGACCATCCTCGACCTCGTGGTGGTCTTCCTGTTCACGCACCCGCTGATGGCCTGGCTGTCGCGGTTCAACATGTTCGCCTCGCCGGTGTTCTCCGGGCTGGGGCAGGCCGCGCCGCTCGAGCGCCGGACCCGACGCTCGGCTCCCAAGGCCGCGGGCGCGACGGCCAAGGAGCGCGCCGCGGCACGCCGTGCCGAGCGCGGCTCCGACGGTGCGGCGGAACGCGCGACCGACGACGCGGAGGCAGCGAAGTGA
- the secF gene encoding protein translocase subunit SecF, whose protein sequence is MSTVTDDATSEPSAALVNQHPKKGRGSFVHRLYTGEAGFDFIGRRRIFYVISLLLVVGSIALIGFKGMNFGIDFAGGNTFEVPAAASDQNQATAVVQKGLDKANASLGAGAEPAQIASTQVVGSGSGTSILVKTSVVQPATATAIADDLASTFRPEIEKRLTAAGTPITDQAVRAQVSSQAIDATWGGDVSRKAVWALVVFLVAVSVFLRFRYRSQLVIGALTALLHDLVVTAGLYALVGFEVTPATVIGMLTILGFSLYDTVVVFDKVDENTRPLLAGSRMTYSEAANLAVNQTLMRSVNTSVISLLPVAALLFVGAGILGVGTLKDLALVLLVGMAAGAYSSIFLAAPIAADLTERRPEYVELTRKVAARRARGATRKAGKPSRKSGARAKSRADAAESATPSADVLDEPDGAAGPGDAVAQEPEQGRARRAGGTPRPGAKPQRDRKKR, encoded by the coding sequence GTGAGCACCGTGACCGACGACGCGACCAGCGAGCCGTCCGCCGCGCTGGTCAACCAGCATCCCAAGAAGGGCCGCGGGAGCTTCGTACACCGCTTGTACACCGGCGAAGCGGGCTTCGACTTCATCGGCAGGCGTCGCATCTTCTACGTGATCTCGCTGCTGCTGGTGGTCGGCAGCATCGCGTTGATCGGCTTCAAGGGGATGAACTTCGGCATCGACTTCGCCGGTGGCAACACCTTCGAGGTGCCGGCCGCGGCGAGCGACCAGAACCAGGCCACGGCCGTGGTTCAGAAGGGGCTCGACAAGGCGAACGCGTCGCTGGGCGCGGGCGCCGAGCCGGCGCAGATCGCATCCACCCAGGTCGTCGGCTCGGGCAGCGGCACCTCCATCCTGGTCAAGACGAGCGTCGTCCAGCCCGCGACCGCCACCGCGATCGCCGACGACCTCGCCAGCACCTTCCGGCCGGAGATCGAGAAGCGGCTCACCGCCGCCGGCACCCCGATCACCGATCAGGCCGTGCGGGCCCAGGTGAGCAGCCAGGCGATCGACGCCACGTGGGGCGGGGACGTCTCCCGCAAGGCGGTCTGGGCGCTGGTGGTCTTCCTGGTCGCCGTCTCGGTGTTCCTGCGCTTCCGCTACCGCAGCCAGCTGGTGATCGGTGCCCTGACGGCGCTGCTGCACGACCTGGTCGTGACGGCAGGGCTCTACGCCCTCGTCGGGTTCGAGGTCACGCCCGCGACCGTGATCGGCATGCTGACCATCCTGGGCTTCTCGCTGTACGACACCGTCGTGGTGTTCGACAAGGTCGACGAGAACACCCGGCCGTTGCTGGCCGGCAGCCGAATGACGTACTCCGAGGCGGCCAACCTCGCCGTCAACCAAACCCTGATGCGCTCGGTCAACACCTCGGTCATCTCGCTGCTGCCGGTGGCCGCCCTGCTGTTCGTCGGGGCCGGCATCCTCGGCGTCGGCACGTTGAAGGACCTCGCGCTGGTGCTGCTGGTCGGCATGGCCGCCGGCGCCTACTCCTCGATCTTCCTCGCCGCGCCGATCGCCGCCGACCTCACCGAGCGGCGTCCCGAGTACGTCGAGCTGACCCGCAAGGTCGCCGCCCGCCGGGCGCGCGGCGCCACCAGGAAGGCCGGCAAGCCCTCTCGCAAGAGCGGTGCGCGCGCGAAGTCCCGCGCGGATGCCGCCGAGAGCGCGACGCCGTCCGCCGACGTCCTCGACGAGCCGGACGGCGCCGCCGGTCCGGGTGACGCCGTCGCCCAGGAACCCGAGCAGGGGCGCGCGCGGCGCGCCGGAGGCACCCCCCGGCCCGGCGCCAAGCCGCAGCGAGATCGGAAGAAGCGATGA
- a CDS encoding adenine phosphoribosyltransferase: MTYTEQLEEIVRSHCTETPDFPAPGVLFRDFTNLFASGPAFTKAVDLMCQAIESEGGVDLVAGIEARGFLLCSAVGYRLGAGVLPIRKAGKLPSPTVTQTYALEYGEATIEVREGFVRPGQRVLLIDDVLATGGTMVAAATLLRQLGAEVVDSWVLFEIEALGGAEVLRSNEIPFKSAWSA, encoded by the coding sequence ATGACCTACACCGAGCAGCTCGAAGAGATCGTCCGCTCGCACTGCACCGAGACGCCGGACTTCCCGGCCCCCGGCGTGCTGTTCCGCGACTTCACCAACCTCTTCGCCAGCGGCCCGGCGTTCACCAAGGCCGTCGACCTCATGTGCCAGGCCATCGAGTCCGAGGGCGGCGTGGACCTGGTGGCCGGCATCGAGGCGCGCGGGTTCCTGCTGTGCTCGGCCGTCGGCTACCGGCTGGGGGCCGGCGTGCTGCCGATCCGCAAGGCCGGCAAGCTGCCGTCCCCGACCGTCACCCAGACCTACGCCCTCGAGTACGGCGAGGCCACCATCGAGGTGCGCGAGGGGTTCGTGCGCCCCGGTCAGCGCGTGTTGCTGATCGACGACGTCCTGGCCACCGGCGGCACGATGGTGGCCGCCGCGACCCTGCTGCGGCAGCTCGGCGCCGAGGTCGTCGACTCGTGGGTGCTGTTCGAGATCGAGGCTCTCGGGGGCGCGGAAGTGCTGCGCAGCAACGAGATCCCCTTCAAATCCGCCTGGAGCGCGTAG